In a single window of the Daphnia carinata strain CSIRO-1 chromosome 4, CSIRO_AGI_Dcar_HiC_V3, whole genome shotgun sequence genome:
- the LOC130687555 gene encoding bestrophin-3-like: MFFSRLAIVDLLLTFLISSYVIVGAFKLEKYCDHHLTAKPDVYSVILRLGITKMNKKNSKVNFGIELDESIQVDGVSATATKFGESFRGIFRWQQSFFKLVWKQAIVYYIIYVSITLFYSFALDRGNQANFDAITSYLARYTSSLPVVLLLGFFTSTALNRWFSIMASMPGTNRPIALYVISLKEDAADGRARVDLYIRYVLLMWLLTFRIVCKPLRKRYPSLFSIQAAGFLRDHERLLLEKHKEQPGGSKTLPLVVYDWLNILLRDTCQKGYFAIPNDFGRNIDAIQALKKGGGNVIKFASRNVPVALIQAVTLAIYCYGVVSVLSHQIEKHYLTSVLSGYFPLPYALPFFFYYAWLKVGRIAIDPFGSDEDDIDILNIFDGHINGAMRLRNCYGVKITIPSTDSSAFSLS; encoded by the exons ATGTTCTTTAGCCGCTTGGCTATTGTTGATTTGTTGTTGACATTTCTCATTTCTTCGTATGTAATTGTTGGAGCCTTTAAA CTCGAAAAATATTGCGACCATCACTTAACCGCGAAACCCGACGTTTATTCAGTGATTTTAAGACTGGGAATTACgaaaatgaacaagaaaaactcAAAAGTTAATTTTGGAATCGAACTAGACGAATCTATTCAAGTTGATGGAGTCTCCGCAACAGCAACCAAATTTGGCGAAAGTTTTCGTGGTATTTTTAGATGGCAACAAAGTTTTTTCAAACTG GTCTGGAAGCAAGCGATAGTCTACTACATCATCTACGTGTCGATCACGCTGTTCTACTCGTTTGCTTTGGACAGGGGCAATCAGGCTAATTTCGATGCTATTACAAGCTATCTTGCGCGTTACACATCTAGTTTACCGGTCGTTCTTCTGTTAGGCTTCTTCACGTCAACAGCCCTTAACCGTTGGTTTAGCATAATGGCAAGCATGCCGGGCACTAATCGACCTATTGCACTTTATGTTATATCGCTCAAAGAAGATGCAGCTGATGGCCGTGCTAGAGTTGATCTTTACATCCGTTACGTTCTTCTCATGTGGTTGCTTACGTTCCGCATCGTATGCAAACCGTTGCGAAAAAGATACCCGagtttattttcaattcaagcgGCAGGATTTCTTCGTGATCACGAACGTCTTTTACTTGAAAAACACAAAGAGCAACCTGGTGGTTCAAAGACTTTGCCCCTTGTAGTTTACGACTGGTTAAATATTCTGCTACGGGATACGTGCCAAAAAGGGTATTTCGCTATTCCCAACGATTTCGGTCGAAACATTGATGCCATTCAAGCTTTAAAGAAAGGGGGAGGGAACGTCATCAAATTTGCTTCTAGGAACGTTCCTGTAGCTTTGATACAGGCTGTGACGCTTGCTATTTACTGCTACGGGGTTGTGTCCGTCTTGTCAcatcaaatagaaaaacattACTTGACATCCGTGCTTAGCGGCTACTTTCCTTTACCCTACG ctttaccatttttcttctactATGCCTGGCTGAAAGTGGGTCGAATCGCCATTGATCCATTTGGTAGCGATGAAGATGATATCGATATACTCAACATTTTCGATGGCCACATTAATGGAGCGATGCGCTTACGTAATTGCTACGGTGTCAAAATAACAATCCCATCAACTGACAGTAGCGCATTCTCCTTGTCCTAG
- the LOC130687594 gene encoding trafficking protein particle complex subunit 2-like protein, which yields MAVCIGFIGKENSPLFLRCINQSQELQFHYIVHTCIDFVEEKIIQSNKSGSDVRELYLGLLYSSEEVKAYGFVTNTKIKIVIIIDSTNSLLRDNEIRAIFRKLHNAYTELVCNPFYTPGDPITAKSFGALVDELLASSS from the exons ATGGCCGTTTGTATCGGTTTCATTGGAAAAGAG AATTCACCGTTATTTCTTCGGTGCATAAATCAATCCCAAGAACTACAATTTCATTACATAGTACATACATGCATAGAttttgttgaagaaaagaTCATTCAAAGCAACAAATCTGGAAGTGATGTTCGAGAACTGTACCTTGGCCTTCTGTATTCAAGCGAAGAAGTCAAAGC GTATGGCTTTGTCACTAATACCAAGATCAAAATTGTGATTATAATTGACTCTACCAACTCCCTACTGAGAGACAATGAAATTCGAGCA AttttcaggaagctgcacaATGCCTATACGGAGTTAGTTTGCAACCCATTCTACACGCCAGGAGATCCCATCACcgccaa GTCGTTCGGTGCACTTGTCGACGAGTTGTTGGCGTCATCTAGTTAA
- the LOC132087711 gene encoding oplophorus-luciferin 2-monooxygenase non-catalytic subunit-like, with the protein MKILLVLLALLFCGLGAQGTPRNGRAIACPDSFLITPCVCTLNGQQIDMTCAGLTSLKSLTDIFARTFPTNVLHSIVIQSSTLGPLPNNVFNGKSFEIISFLNNRLTSFDNTGILSSSSSTLRSLTVRQDTDDWTFNFANVQGYNLLTSLELSGYSMVLSGTLSSSSLTSLTLRSDFLAALPPLGSLPALTLLNLDGSVITTLAGNSFASFASLSELYLGHNKIESLTSGLMSLAGSITQVDLSSNLIDTVQPNWITGVSTATSVQLVNNYISVLDQASFEGVIQALMPSGKMLLDGNPLTCGCEVAWVVTNSAYLTVANDARCVNGTRLANLDPNYFLQNC; encoded by the exons ATGAAAATTTTGCTGGTCCTATTGGCTTTATTGTTTTGCGGTTTGGGTGCTCAGGGTACTCCTCGTAATGGCAGAGCTATCGCTTGTCCCGATTCTTTTCTTATTACGCCCTGTGTTTGCACTCTAAATGGTCAACAGATTGACATGACCTGTGCCGGCCTGACTAGTTTGAAAAGTTTGACGGATATCTTCGCCCGTACATTTCCTACAAACGTCTTGCATTCCATCGTCATTCAATCATCAACTCTTGGACCGTTACCAAACAACGTCTTTAATGGCAAATCCTTCGAAATTATTAGCTTTCTAAACAATCGTTTAACATCGTTCGACAATACTGGCATTCTTTCCTCATCTTCAAGTACACTAAGATCGCTTACTGTCAGGCAAGACACAGATGATTGGACATTCAATTTCGCAAATGTACAAGGCTATAATTTACTGACCAGCCTAGAACTTTCGGGCTACAGTATGGTGCTCTCGGGCACATTGTCTAGCTCATCGCTAACGTCCCTCACTCTCCGAAGTGATTTTCTAGCAGCTCTGCCGCCTCTGGGTTCTCTCCCTGCTCTCACGCTTCTAAATTTAGACGGAAGTGTTATCACAACTCTGGCTGGAAATTCGTTTGCTTCGTTTGCTAGCCTTTCAGAATTGTATCTTGGTCACAATAAAATAGAGTCGCTTACTTCTGGGTTGATGTCTCTTGCCGGTAGCATAACCCAAGTTGATTTATCAAGTAACCTTATCGATACTGTTCAGCCAAACTGGATAACAG GAGTGTCAACAGCGACATCAGTCCAACTTGTTAACAACTACATCAGCGTTCTGGATCAAGCTTCTTTTGAGGGGGTCATTCAGGCACTAATGCCATCGGGAAAAATGCTTTTGGATGGCAATCCTTTAACATGCGGCTGCGAAGTGGCCTGGGTTGTAACGAATTCTGCCTATTTAACTGTCGCTAATGACGCTCGGTGCGTTAACGGGACTCGTCTGGCTAATTTGGATCCAAATTATTTCCTACAAAATTGCTAA